In Equus przewalskii isolate Varuska chromosome 14, EquPr2, whole genome shotgun sequence, the sequence CGTATTTTCACACAATATGTGTGGGCTTGCATATGtgattttcagagcttttccatttactgaaaagacctTATTCCTAGGAACTATATGATAGGTGGAAAGGAAATAGGTTAGGGTTTACTATACTTTCATGCAGTTACATTTATTTTAGGCTGTAATCACTGAATACTGCTGGAGCATGCACATGACCATTCCCGTATCATCAGCTTTGGGGAAATTGACTTGATTCAATCCAAAGCACCAGAATTATCAACTTAGTTATATATTGTTAGAATTTTAACTATCAGCTGGATCTAAGTGTTTATTAAGCTAGCAGACAGTGTATTGTCCTCCCAATAAGAAAGCCTACTGAGAAAACCACACTCAGGATATAAGATTCTTTAGTGGTATCAAACAGGCATAGAAAGAGGTGAATTTTTCCTAAGTATAATAGTAATTCATGCTTGCCGTTGAAGGGGGTCAATTTCAGAAGGGAATAAAGAAGCAAGTTAAAGTCATCTATAACCCTACTACCCAGAGATAAAAACTGTATCCTTTCAGACTTCATAGTTatacatgtataatttttttaagtgggacTATACTATAAATTTTTTTGTAACATTCGGTTTTCATTTATCATTATGGACGTTTCTATGGTAATATAGATCTACATCACGGTCTTTAATGGCTATATAATACTCTTGCATAGATATATCCTAATTTTACTTAgactcacattttttaaaagatgttttcaaCAACTTGATTAATTATAGTTTTCTACTATGGGAAAATACCTGTCAAGTGTATAGGAGTAGAGctcctttctcatttttggaTGTAACTGTAGGTGAAGtattcacattaaaatttatGTGTTCCTGTTAATTAACCTATCTTGTTGATTTTACTGAGAGACTGTCTTCTTGGCCTTTGTGATTCATCTCACATGTAATAATTATGTGCTTACAGTCTGCCTATTCATTATTCGTGCATATGTGTAACGTTTTGAAGAACTTTAATGTGCTGAGCCTTCCATGTAGCATCATACTTGGAGAGTATGAGTTTTATCAATAGGAAGCCTGTGTTAAAATCCATGTTTTATCACTTAATAAGTGCTCTAGGTCCAGTCGTGTAAGAGGTCAGTGCCCTTTCTTATCTGAAAGCCTGCCTCATGGAGCTTGAATAATTGAAGGAGATAATGTTGTATAGTCTACAGTGTTTGGCATAATGTAAGTGTCCAGTAAATATTGACTCAGGAAATAAAGGGAGGTGTGGAGAATGTAGATCAGCAACctagaaaacatttctaaaacatcTATCAGGCTTAAAAAGTGTGTAGCttttcaatccttttttttttagcttctccCATGCTGTTGCCATAGTGATATAGTTTATAATTGTTTGAAAAATTGTAGGAATATGTTTTCCTGAAGTTTTAATAATGTTtgacactttaaaaaagaatgtttctAGGAAGGTTCATTTGAAAAGGCTggtatgaataaaaatatttaagctttTCTCACTCTCAGAAATCTAGGTCTAAAACAGAAGGAGCGATACttgtaaattatattttgcacagataaaatagcaataaaatctcatttatttggACCCCACTGACTGGGAATTTGAATGCAGACTGCTGCGTATCGTTGCAGTGTGAATCATGTTCGTTtctaaagggaaaagagaaatattttatctaatGCCCTGTTTActgatgataaaactgaggtcCTGAGAAGTTGGAGTCTCATCCAAAGTTACACAATTGCAGAGTCAGTTCTAGGACATGGTCTCTTGAATCTCGGTCACTGGTAGTTCCTTCCACCATATGCATCTATATAGAAATCATAGACTGGTTATAAGCAATTCGTATCTAGTCATTGAAACTGCTTGGATACTAAATCTATTATATTAGATAATTTGATTAGACATTAATTTATGTTGTATGTGCCACTCAAATCTAAAGTCATCTATTTCATAGTCAGGTTTTACTGAGTAGTTTTTAAGGATGGTAAGGAATAATATGGATGTCTGCATTTATTTGAACTTATCACCAATAGTGATTTTGAAGGTTAATAAATGTCTTGGAGCACTTTGAGAACCAGACATTTTTATAAAGGAgcattttttttatataaaaatagattcGAGGTATACTTTACTTGCTGATTCTTTTAGCTTATCAACTTTTATTTGCTCTACAATAGTGAAAtctagataaattttaaaatccttttccaTGTTTATGTTTATAACACAGCAATACAATTTATTAACTTACAAGTTAATCATAaggttgaaattttctttttctttatatatttactatttaaataCCTAGATAAGAAAGGTGATAGTGATTATGGTggtatttataataataataataataaataataacactgACATTTATTATATGCTATGTACTACATTAAGTGCATTATAGTCATcttattaatgaaaaattttaattcattatttcacttaatcctcacactaTCTCAATAAGATGATTCTTATTTGTgtacacattttatagatgaagaaattgaagtgtAGAGGGATttagtgacttgcctaagatcacataaCCAATAAGATGTGGAGCCAGAGTTGTGGTCTAGGtgatctgactccagagcctaagTGCTTCGTCTGTCTTAGTGTAAGTCACTGTTGTGGGGCACAGGGGAGCCTCCCAGGAAAGAATTATGTCTTTATTATTGCTTCCCCTACCCTCTCACTGTAccctgtttaaaaaaacaaaaagtgtgttAATTATTAGCATCATTGCTAGCAGAGACTTATAATTAGGCCTGCACCTTTAAGTTTTCTAGATCATATGCATTCTTCAAGACCCAGTTCAGTTCTGTCTCTTTTACAGTATTTTAGAATTTCCtccagttcttttccttttctgaattctGACAACAGTGCCTTATTTATAATTCTGTTGACATTGTTTTTATGTGTCTTATCATCTTCCTAGAATTGTAGTGTGTCAGTGCTGGACAGGGCCTTAAGAAAAGTCCATGTCcccattttctggttttctaatTCATTCTACTAGGTTGAGTTTCTTGAACAGCATCAGCTCAGTTAGTGTTTGCTGAATGTCAGAAAACTGTTAGTATTGCTGTTCTCTCTTTATTCAATAAGACATTATTCATaatgtcattttaacaatatagGTATGTTCTTTCAAGTTCTGGTCAGTTCGCAGTTGCGCGAGTATATTAGTACAGTGGTAGAAACAAGTTAAATAGAACAAAACTGATGTAGAAGTTTTAGGCAGGGTTGAAACAAACTTGAGATGGGGAAAACTTGAATAATAGTTGAAACCAGAGTTTGAAAACAACAGTGTAAAtcatataaagaatattaaattaataGCATTCAAATCAAATCATATTTAGGAGAATGGAGTAAATGTTTCctaaagataataaatgttgttgagCCCCTGCTATGAGCCAGACACCGTGGTGGGCACTTAAGATATCTTAAACAGTACCAATATAACATATACTAACAGGAATTCAGGGCTTcataataatatctaacattttacagttcacatacattattttccCCACAGAAGTCCCCTTAAGAGTAAAGTCAGATACCTTAGGGGACCTGGGGATCAAGACCAAAGCAGTCCCtggaaatgtgatttttctttgtcacctcctttatcttaaaaattaacaaGTATTTAAAATTGTACTCAATAGTATAtccatatttattttactataagAATATCTCTCCCCCCAGTTGTTCACAATCCAGAGAGAGATGAATTATGTTTAGCCTGTGAATTCAGGAGCTCTTTGGCACACTGCAGAAGTCTCCTTGGATTGTACATAACCCAATCTTGAGACCACAGGCCTGTGGTTATTTGATCCCATAGTGGCCCTGTGACCATAGGCCAAGAGCAAACTTGCTAAGTTAGATTTTGTCTCCTTACTATTAATAAACATTATATAACAGTGTAAcacatttagtttttctttttttctttgacacttaAATCTTTATGTCATTATATCTATCTGCTCCTGCAGGGAAGTAGCTTTTCAGGTAATCTAAAGGCTATTTCCCTCTGCCTTTTGCTTTGtagcaaatttttgttttaatgatagCCAGGCTAGGTTACAATTTTGTTAAGTTCCTTGAAGAGAGATCTCTTAAAAAAGCAAAGCTGTAAAACTCATGTGTGTAGTTTTTagtaaagttttaatttctcaacagtttttgaattagtgatttttctgcaaatatatttttgtgtcaCTGAAGTATGTCATTTTCGTGAGTgtgttaagatttttttctattatttgaatAGATATCATGCATTGTATAAAGATGAAACCCCTCAAGATGATTTTTAAGAAACCTCTTGTTTTGGATTAGAGGCCTGCTATGCTGGACTTGAGAGATGTAACAATCTTGTGTAGACAGAATGATTTGGACATGTAGGAAATAGATTTGAACGAAAAACACTTTATGGTAAATAGAAATAGATGCAGGTATTATGCTAATATACAACTTAGAGtgagtttaaaaatataacttacaaAGTTAacctttctttaacattttaggTTTTGGTTTTACTTTATCTagaggtctttttatttttgtaagtggagcaaatataaatgtgtcaaatccaaatggataaaataatgtTCTAacttcagatttcttctttttaaatttttagttgttGACCTCCTCTACTGGAGAGACATTAAGAAGACTGGAGTGGTGTTTGGTGCCAGCTTATTCCTGCTACTTTCATTGACAGTATTCAGCATTGTGAGTGTAACGGCCTACATTGCCCTGGCCCTGCTCTCTGTGACCATCAGCTTTAGGATATATAAGGGTGTGATCCAAGCTATCCAGAAATCAGATGAAGGCCATCCATTCAGGTGAGATGTCTGGAAAACATCTATAAACTATACTATACTGTAAACACACTATAAACTATAAACGCTATGAACAGGATTGGTATTGAgacttcattcttctctctgtcAAATTACAGGCATGCATTTTTTACTGCTTAAAGATAATTGCAAATTTTTGCTAAAAAGCTGCACCAAAATCATCTGCTTTTGAGATTTCCTAAAGGTCACTTCATAGGCTCATGATGGAATAGACTGGGTTTATGTATCATTAGGCTAACTCTACTACTTGttagtaatatttatttattagaagtAGGTATCGCTTATCTAATTTTACTTTAATGAAAGCTATATCTTTTTAACATGGTTAGGATTGGTGAGagttatattttttttattactaactTTTTATGCTGATATTAGAAATACCTTTCTTTCCACTAGtatgtttatgtttttctattaTGCTTTCTCGTCATGCCTATGTCTTTCTTAccattctttctctgtctagttTCTTCTTCTCATTCCCTAAAGCATTACTTTAGTATTAACCTTTGGAGAGCTCCTTTATTTCAGTATCTTCTTGTCTCTAAACTATTATCTTCTGCCCTTATTTTTACAAGTACACTCTAGCTTTACATATCTAATTGCTAATGGGACACACCTGTTTGGATCTTCTGCCCTCGATTCATATTCAGCATGTCCCCCTTGCCCTTTTAAGAACTGAgataaaattcagtggtttttaggaTATTCAGAGACTTGTACAACAATTCCAGACATTTTCATCACACCAGAAAgacacttcatacccattagcagtcactccccacccaGTCACTGACAACCACTAACTCCTCCTGTCTTTAAATGAACCTTTTTTTCTcaaacttgtcaatttctatcaGTAACACTACTATTACCTTAATTTCAGGCTTGCTCCCAGTTTTGATTTATCTTTGTTTCCATCTCATgcaaagaaaataactaaattttgttgttttccccttcttcctcagTCTAGACCAGGAGTCCATAAACTACagccatgggccaaatccagtctgctgcctggttttgtaaataaagttttattggaacacagccatagtCAGTCATTTAGCTGCTTTCATGCTGTAATagcagagttaagtagttgtgacagagaccacatggacttcaaagcctaaaatactgcTAAAATgctacctggccctttacagaaaaagtttgcctacCCCTGGCTGGACTTCACTTGTTACCAAATTGGCTTCTGGTTACCACAGATTGCTTCAACTCTTTGAGACGTTGTCagattaatttttctcaaatacCACTTTGATCACACGTTTAGGCATAGGGTCTCTCTATTCGTTATAGGATGAAGTCCAAATATCTTTGTCTTATCTCTCATTTACCCCTTCTAGAATTTTGTGCTCATTTTCGTGCTGCTGTTTTAACTCCTCAGATCTCCTAATCTGTCATACTTTTTATTTGGTTCTGTGTTTGATTTCAAGACCTAGCTCTTTGAAGGTGGCTTCCCTAACACTGGTTCACAATGATCTGAGAACTCACTTCCTGTTGCACTAAGTATGGCTTTGAAATGTTCTCTGGTTGTTTTGTATATGgatatcatttttttcaaatagattgtgaatatttaaaaactattttgccAAGGCAAGCATCTTTGTGGGCATGAATGAGTATGTAACTACCTAGAACATTATCCCATTGATATTAATGAGTAAAAACATAAATTGATTTCAGACTTTACCAGAAGACCTActaaattattttgcttattgtaAAGACTGGTGATTTGTTTCTCTTTAGCTTTCTCTTCATATTGATCAAGTAATGATGTTACATAAGTTTGAGGGAGggaccaacatttattgagtggctcTTATGTGTCTGGTGTTTTATGTACAAACTTAATTTTCATGACAACTCTGTACAGGAGATAGATggtattattccattttacagagggggaaacaaACTTGGAATTCAGTAACTTGAAATTTCAGCTTCAAAATGGAAGAGCCTATCATGCCACAAATCATAAAGGCATATGATTTTTTATTAGTTatgttgaaatatataaaaacattgtcaagataaaaattgtaaattatcTGTAAGTTTTATACATTGTGTGATTTTAAAGAAGACTTTTTGAAAAAAACTAgtgatttctttattatttccttaggaacactttatttttatttcaaaggccTCTTATAGTCATTATAAAGTAAATTCAGCTAACATTGCCAGTTGAAGCCTATTGGACAGTTTTTCCAAGTTCTTCAATCACACTAGTGAAGATAATAGCATACAGTTCATGTAGTACCTGTGGTCATTGGAAAAGAGTGATGACAGTGCTGGCATTGTATTAATATCACATAAATGCTGGTTGAAAGAATGTAAATATCCACAGAGTGTCACTGATGGAGAGTGCTGCCTTTGTGCCAGCTGGCCAGCCATCTTGTCTTCAGCAAGAACAAAAGTAGTGGTACAAAGAAGCAGAATACCAACTAAAGTTATATCAGCCACTTTCCTGTATTTCTCAAAGCTGCATAAATGAATTATTGCTGACTTAAGGGTAGATATGAATCTTTGACCATTTTAAACTTGATAATAACAACTTGATACTCGTTGGTTAATATAGAACAATGTCTAACTGTGTGCTAGACCATTGTACTAGTAAAGATATATTCCTGGTCCTTGACAGTTTATACTCTACAGTAGGAAGAATGCAGAAGTATATACATGTCCATATGTAGGGCTGGATATGGTAAATACTATaagaataatacaaaagaaagcacTGTTAGAGTTACATCGTAGGGTCTTGggaaagaaagagcagaagaggCTTCATGTGTGGGTGGGATTTGAGGTGAGGCTAACTAACTGTCTGGATATGCTATCGCCAGAAATGAGAGGAGAGTTTTGTAGATTGGGAAAACAGTATGATGAACAAAGGcattaagattaaaaaatgtttgatgaatggcTCATTTTTGGTTGCAACATGGTGAGTAGTGGGAAATAAGGTTGGAAAGATTTAGGAGGGCTCTGGTTGAAAAGTTGGAGCCGTAGAATCACAGAATGTTTGAGCCTGAAGGGCTTTAGGAAAGTCTATTTCTCTAGTTTAGAGTTGGAAGCATGACCCAGAGAAATGACATGCCTTTTGCAAGGTTACATAGCTAGGTAGTAGCAGGTCTCTTACCTGCCTCCCGAGTTCAATGGAAATGGCATTATCTAGGATAGCTCAGAAAACTAATGTGGATTTGGCTGAAGGAATGGATTAGGATGCTGACGGATTAGAGACTGGTTTGGAGACTGATAGCATATTCCACATACAAATGTAGATAATGAGCCCTTAACCTAGAGTGATAGCATAGTGAGTAAAAACGAGGAGTCATATTTCAGGCATGTTGCAGAGGTAAAACTATGGGACAAGGAGTTTTCAAAGAGGACTTATTTTTAGTGTAAGTAACTAGTGTCCACTGACAGTGGGGAGGTCATGAGGAGGGACTGGGTAAGGGGCTACTCGCAAAAGATACGAGAATACTTAGCACTTCTGATTTGAGTCTACTCTGCCAGAATAAAATGGCTTCTTTGAAACAATAAATAATCAAACAATACTTTGCATTCCTGCAGACTTGACCTTTTTTCACCCATTACagttatcttcttaaatttaacaATTCCAGCTATCTCAGTATACATTAGGGCGTATAAATGGACAGTTAACTATTATGTTTTACTGGGATTGCCACTGTACTTTTGGCAGTCATTTTACAATCTGAGGCTTGACATATTGGGCAGTTTCCCCTAAAGATTAGGCTGAGAGAGTGTCATGTTAGGAAATGAATAGGATCTCCGTTAGGAAAACTTGATGAGAACAACATAATGTcaacttgaagaaaaaaacaaatccataataataactaccatttattgagtgcttctcTGTGCCTGATGATGTTAACCACTTTACTCATTTGAATCCTCAtgataatctccattttataaatgaggcaaCTGAAGTTTAGAGGGAAGACTAAATAACTTTCCAACGTTACAAGGCCAAGTAAGAGGCAGAGCTTAAGATTCAAGCTCAGATCAGTCTGGTTTCAAACCGTATGCTTTTTTTTACGCTCATCAGCTAAGATTTGTGGCATGATAGGCTCTTCCATTTTGAAGCTGAAATTTCAAGTTACTGAATTCCAAGTttgtttccccctctgtaaaatggaataataccATCTATCTCACAGAGTTGTCATGAAAATTAAGTCTGTACATAAAACACCAGACACATAAgagccactcaataaatgttggtccCTCCCTCAAACTTATGTAACATCATTACTTGATCAATATGAAGAGAAAGCTAAAGAGAAACAAATCATCAGTCTTtacaataagcaaaataatttagGTCTTCTGGTAAAGTCTGAAAATCAATTTATGTTTTTACTCATTAATATCAATGggataaaatattggaaaaaatactTGCATTAGAATTATCTTGCTTGGTGAACTTTTACATTGTGCTTAATTTGGAAATAATAGgcttttatagtaaaatattttattgatgtctTCCTTTACAGATATATAATTGCTCATTGATAAGACATCCAGGGAGAATCACTCCAGTCAGTGAAAGttatattgtgttttgttttctaggGCGTATTTGGAATCTGAGGTCGCTATATCTGAGGAGCTGGTTCAGAAATACAGTAATTCTGCTCTTGGTCATGTGAACTGCACGATCAAAGAACTCAGACGCCTCTTCTTAGTTGATGACTTAGTTGATTCTCTGAAGGTAggtttatttgcttttcatttttgacaTACCtagaatttaatattaaaagagttaaagagtataaaattctatttatctATATTAAAGTAAATGGTAAAGATGTAATGAAATCATGTGACTGTTAACTTGGATTTCAAAATTCAGAATCCAATCAgatatttaaaatggagaaaactactattcttttttaaaggaaaataagttaTAAATTCATACTTTTGGAAATCAAGGGTTAAAAGTTAGAAAATTAAAGGGAATTTTGATTATAAGAATAAAGATTATCTAATAGATTTAATACCAGATGTGATTTAATCTGCTTGACTTTAGAGTCTAAGCACTTAATTTCTTAGTTTGTGTGTAATTCATATATACAGACAAGCTATTTCATATTTTGGACTCTTTTTGGAATGTTTATTCTGAAAAACCTTTAATATTCTAAAACACCTTATCTAATATTCAGTTGGTAACTGTTGGAAGTTTTTCTTAGGTTTTGGATCTTGCTACACAGCAGCTGTTAAGAGTCTCACCTTGCAAATAAACTCTCCCACAGTTCAGACTGACTCAAAGCAAGCACTAAACCAGTCATGTACCTTGAGCCCCAAGCACTGGGACTTAGTGCTTTTCCTTTACACAGAAGTTGCTGTTTGTGTTTTGTGTGTTATTGCCTGTGACTGTGCTCAAGACAGACTCGTTTCCATTCTGTCTGGGTAGAAATGTACTATGGTagtaattttcataattttccttaTCCAAGAGCTATGCACTGGTTTGTAGTTTATCATGCAAGCCAAGGATATCATAGCAATGGGGCCTTTAGACTGAGTGAAACAATTTCTGAACTGGTCAGAATAGGTTTAAATGCTCAAAATGCTTTTAACTAATATCTTGGTCTTAATAAGCCAGTAGATGGACATTATTTTCAGCTGTGTGCTTCTCTCAGTTTATTTAAGACTTGGCACCTCAGCTACTTTTAtgagagaaagaatttttttttgctgttaaatctcatttttaaatttcttttgaaaattaccttagttgtttttttttaaagcaattatgtTATTCATGAGGAAGCTGTcataaatgaaagaaactgaacttGATAAATTCTTGCCTTGAGTGACTCTGCTAATTTGAAAGTAACAGAAAGTGgtacaaaaagagagagatttacttCCTGgaacactttatttttatgaagttttcttatatttttaaaacattgtttcttAATATTGGAAAAAATACTTGCATTAGAATTATAGTTTACTACATTCTCTCCTTAAGGATTAACAgtagttttgaaaagaaaaaaaataaaagaagaaaactaacttGAATGATTTTCTGAGTAGTGTTTTTTGCAAGCCCAGAGCTCAAGGAAAGCTGTTTGATGACTTCCCCAGATCGCAATTCATTCAGAGTTCCAAATAAATAACAGTTGTTTCAAGATATTAACACATAGAATGAACTTTGCAGTTAGGTCTCAAAATCTGTTGAGGCAAAAGAATACGGCAGggtatctgtttttttctcccagtaTAAAGGCGATGGGTATGAAGCCTTTGACAATTCAGGTGCATGCTCTGATAATACACATGAAGGGTCTTCCTTGATAAACCTTGTGGTTCTGCCACATGGGGAGACTTTAGTTAAACCTTCTCGTAATGTCCTTGTGTGTGAATAGTATAGATGGCATCTCTTTGTGTCCACTGAATAAGGGTACTATAGAATCACAAGTACTTGCTTAAAATGTCTCCTAATTATTGAAAAAAGCTGATAAAAACCTTAACACTCTTGGCTCTTTATAAAAATAGCTTAGTAATATTCCCTTGAGAGAGAATTCTTTGAACATTTGCCAGTCTTATGCCCTAGTTTTTGTTTATATagagagcatttttaaaaagaaaatgattttccttctatttctttttgccttttaaacCACAGCAGCGGGTAGGACAGTCATATTCTCTCTCCCTAAAGCAAGCAAAAACGTTTTTTTTCAATTctcattctatttttactttttcaacgTAAAGGAAAAATCAGTTTGCCCTGTTAGACTGATTTATTTTACTGccttattttcagattttaaatctGTGAAAGTTTGCTAATAGCCTCAGTCTCTTCAGTTTCCAGATGAATTTGCGATCTTGTTAAATAacactgagttttaaaatatttatgggaaCCAGCTTTTGATTGGAATTACTTGGATTTAGTAGGATTCATAGCTAGGAAAATGGAAACCAGCCTAATTTCAAGAAAATGCAGTGAGAATTAGtctcatttataaattttttcatttagaaaatagacATTATATCAAGCTTTGTggcttatttaaaataatagcttttaaacaaaaatttaaaagaggttTCTCTATAACTCACTGTCTTCATGAATGTTTGGTACCCtcacatttatataatatatatttctagatTCTGGGTTACAATTACTACTACTTCTGTTTGAAACTTTCTTCCTCAGAAATTGAAAATTTAGCACcacctttttactttttttttttttttttttttttgcagtgtgAGGGAGGAGGCTATTCTTTTAAGTGTGATCAAAGAAATAACCAAGGTTCTTCAGGCCTGTTGAAAAAGACCTGACATGAGATGGTGGTTATCGTGCCTGGTCTAGGTCTCCTGGTGGTTGATTTGGACAAGTAAAAATAAGATGTGTTCTGCagatttctcctttgaattctcATGAACTCGTTCcatttgttttgctcttttgcAATTAACTACAAGCTTCTAAGTCCTAGA encodes:
- the RTN4 gene encoding reticulon-4 isoform X5 — encoded protein: MDGQKKNWKDKVVDLLYWRDIKKTGVVFGASLFLLLSLTVFSIVSVTAYIALALLSVTISFRIYKGVIQAIQKSDEGHPFRAYLESEVAISEELVQKYSNSALGHVNCTIKELRRLFLVDDLVDSLKFAVLMWVFTYVGALFNGLTLLILALISLFSVPVIYERHQAQIDHYLGLANKNVKDAMAKIQAKIPGLKRKAE